Proteins from a genomic interval of Polaribacter sejongensis:
- a CDS encoding glycoside hydrolase family 30 protein, which yields MKRNILRLVSLSFAISLMLTSCKKSDDYELELNYVILSDVTKVTAQPVKSKAVILKSTRKEDPSFKVELDSVIHSNLSGIGGAFNEMGGEAFVSLSDTDQKELAYALFNTTNGTGLSNCRTAVGASDFGLSAYSYSETANDYKMEHFSIERELSTLIPFLQAAYKENHQLKMFASPWSPPGWMKESGKMDGGNKGVEKNVLKNDPKIYEAYALYFSEYIKAYQKNGISINRLIIQNETDMNPKYPGNDMQPEQMEELVSNYILPQFKESDFDTELWAGSFRGKRKDAQKFMSLEGSKNVTGVGLQYCPPSTMQELLDKHPNIKIMHTEGRCENGDNSMKQARKRFSEVSDWLNSGSENYCYWNIILNETSTSGWGWKQNSLININREKGEVTYNADYAPISLMSQFIRPGDQSIKVVTPNKKKAIAVKNDNRIVVFIENMEKNISIENIEIAGKSYTVELPKQSLCAFVFKK from the coding sequence ATGAAAAGAAATATATTAAGATTAGTAAGTCTCTCATTTGCTATTAGTTTAATGTTAACTAGTTGTAAAAAATCTGACGATTATGAATTAGAATTGAACTATGTAATTTTATCTGATGTTACAAAAGTTACTGCACAGCCAGTTAAAAGTAAAGCTGTAATTTTAAAGTCTACAAGAAAAGAAGATCCTAGTTTTAAGGTTGAATTGGATAGTGTTATTCATTCAAATTTAAGTGGTATTGGTGGTGCTTTTAATGAAATGGGAGGAGAAGCTTTTGTAAGCTTGTCAGATACAGATCAAAAAGAGTTAGCATATGCACTTTTTAATACTACAAATGGTACTGGTTTATCAAATTGTAGAACAGCTGTAGGGGCTTCAGACTTTGGTTTAAGTGCGTATAGTTATAGTGAAACAGCTAATGATTATAAAATGGAACACTTTTCTATAGAAAGAGAATTATCAACTTTAATTCCGTTTTTACAAGCAGCATATAAAGAGAATCATCAATTAAAAATGTTTGCCTCTCCATGGAGTCCTCCAGGTTGGATGAAAGAATCTGGTAAAATGGATGGAGGAAATAAAGGTGTTGAGAAAAATGTTTTAAAAAATGATCCTAAAATATACGAAGCTTATGCATTATATTTTTCAGAATATATTAAAGCTTATCAGAAAAATGGTATCAGTATAAACCGATTAATTATTCAGAATGAAACTGATATGAATCCTAAATATCCTGGTAATGATATGCAACCAGAACAAATGGAAGAATTGGTATCAAATTATATACTTCCTCAGTTTAAAGAATCAGATTTTGATACAGAACTTTGGGCAGGAAGCTTTAGAGGAAAACGTAAAGATGCACAAAAATTTATGTCTTTAGAGGGATCAAAAAATGTAACAGGAGTTGGTTTACAATATTGTCCGCCATCAACAATGCAAGAGTTGTTAGACAAACACCCCAACATAAAAATTATGCATACAGAAGGTCGTTGCGAAAACGGCGATAATTCTATGAAACAAGCTAGAAAAAGATTTTCTGAGGTGTCAGATTGGTTAAATTCTGGTAGTGAAAATTACTGTTATTGGAATATTATATTAAATGAAACGAGTACAAGTGGTTGGGGATGGAAACAAAATAGTCTTATTAATATTAATAGAGAAAAAGGAGAAGTAACCTATAATGCAGACTATGCACCAATTTCTTTAATGAGTCAGTTTATTCGTCCAGGAGACCAAAGTATAAAAGTAGTTACACCAAATAAAAAGAAAGCAATAGCTGTAAAAAATGATAATCGCATAGTAGTTTTTATAGAAAATATGGAGAAAAATATTTCTATAGAAAATATAGAAATAGCAGGTAAAAGTTATACAGTAGAACTTCCTAAGCAAAGTTTGTGTGCTTTTGTATTTAAAAAATAA
- a CDS encoding prolyl oligopeptidase family serine peptidase, with the protein MSFCKFRINRPLIVVFFVVFHSFIYGQKLSDLKVLETFNYKKNVVYKVVDGERLEMDIYYPDSSKIKKNNPWMLHVHGGGWAGGDRYKIFRKSFITTLKSLLDSGVVCATIEYRKTRGGSTAYEAAVDAKDAARYLLKNAEKYKLDKKKYGIWGGSAGGHLSLVAALGQNTEFKGDTTLTNYFPNFKCVASYFPATSLLNPELVPGSLFEKQDSYNRILGDSLKNKPKLAKLLSPTELLKRNSPPILLIHGEKDIVLPIINSTYMLEVAKEKKADVELLTIKNAGHSFSGSNISPSFQELSQYVTNFILSHLK; encoded by the coding sequence ATGAGTTTTTGTAAGTTTAGAATTAATAGGCCTTTAATTGTAGTTTTTTTTGTGGTTTTTCATTCATTTATTTATGGCCAAAAACTATCAGATTTAAAAGTTTTAGAAACTTTTAATTACAAAAAAAATGTGGTTTATAAAGTTGTAGATGGGGAGCGTTTAGAGATGGATATTTATTATCCTGATTCCTCTAAAATTAAAAAAAATAATCCTTGGATGCTACATGTTCATGGAGGTGGTTGGGCAGGAGGAGATCGGTATAAAATATTTAGAAAATCTTTTATAACTACTTTAAAATCTTTATTAGATAGTGGTGTTGTTTGTGCTACTATAGAGTATCGAAAAACACGAGGAGGCTCTACAGCATATGAAGCTGCAGTAGATGCAAAAGATGCTGCGAGGTACCTTTTAAAAAATGCTGAAAAGTATAAATTAGATAAAAAAAAATATGGTATTTGGGGTGGTTCTGCAGGAGGACATCTTAGTCTTGTTGCGGCTCTTGGGCAGAATACTGAGTTTAAGGGAGATACAACGTTGACTAATTATTTTCCGAATTTTAAATGTGTAGCTTCTTATTTTCCTGCTACATCGCTATTAAACCCAGAGTTGGTACCTGGTTCTTTGTTTGAAAAACAAGATTCTTATAATAGAATTTTAGGTGATAGTTTAAAAAATAAACCAAAATTAGCAAAATTACTTAGTCCAACGGAACTCTTGAAAAGAAATAGTCCTCCAATTTTACTTATTCATGGAGAGAAAGATATTGTACTACCAATCATTAATTCAACATATATGCTAGAAGTAGCGAAAGAAAAGAAAGCCGATGTAGAATTATTGACGATTAAAAATGCAGGACATAGTTTTAGTGGATCTAATATTTCCCCATCATTTCAAGAGCTGAGTCAGTATGTAACCAATTTTATACTTTCTCATTTAAAGTAA
- a CDS encoding arylsulfatase: MYCFILSFLSCSTKEKVQEKKSKKPNVILIMVDDIGYGDIAALGNKEIKTPNIDALQSKSTRLTDYHVSPTCAPTRAAMMTGHHNYRTGVFFTIKGRSLLLEREKTMAEIFKENGYNTAMFGKWHLGDNYPFRPQDNGFDEVLMNNGGGVGQTMDYWNNDYFNDTYIHNGKPEQFEGYCTDVWFENAKKYIGNQKDKPFFCYLSTNAAHSPYWVDDKYSDPYKNNENIPNPAFYGMIANIDENLGKLVTYLKEIDLMDNTILIFTADNGSSAGSKMGKGEDRLDGFIEKGNNAGMRGVKASMYEGGHRVPFFIHWKDGKINVGKDINALTAHYDILPTLIDLCKLEVKEDLKFDGSSLVPLMKGDNSKFDDRIVYVNTQFSTDPIPWKRTALMHKNWRMVEGTELYNLDTDPEQRTNIADQYPEKVAKYKAEYDKWWAEISPTFVEKPYFIVGNEAENPTTLFCHDWHTDTFTPWKQDHIRQGQINNGFWRVKVAETAMYSIKLRRWPEESHLALGDKAPIRPALEGTSVSASKKGKALVIKNSRIKIQNIDMSKEVDLTSEFVEYTVELEKGETHLETWFTLDNDVEIGAYYAKIEKI; this comes from the coding sequence ATGTATTGTTTTATTTTGTCTTTTCTATCTTGTTCAACTAAAGAAAAAGTACAAGAAAAAAAGAGTAAAAAACCAAATGTAATTTTAATTATGGTAGATGATATTGGTTACGGAGATATTGCTGCCTTGGGTAATAAAGAAATTAAAACTCCAAATATAGATGCTTTACAAAGTAAAAGTACACGACTTACAGATTATCACGTAAGTCCTACTTGTGCGCCAACAAGAGCAGCAATGATGACGGGGCATCATAATTATAGAACTGGTGTGTTTTTTACCATAAAAGGACGTTCACTACTACTCGAAAGAGAAAAAACTATGGCCGAAATTTTTAAAGAAAATGGATATAATACAGCTATGTTTGGTAAATGGCATTTAGGCGATAATTATCCTTTCCGTCCGCAAGACAATGGTTTTGATGAGGTTTTAATGAATAACGGAGGTGGAGTTGGCCAAACAATGGATTATTGGAATAATGATTATTTTAATGATACTTATATTCATAATGGTAAACCAGAACAATTTGAAGGTTACTGTACAGATGTTTGGTTCGAAAATGCCAAGAAATACATAGGTAATCAAAAAGACAAACCTTTCTTTTGTTATTTATCTACAAATGCTGCACATTCTCCATATTGGGTAGATGATAAATATTCAGATCCATATAAAAACAATGAAAATATACCTAATCCAGCCTTTTACGGTATGATTGCTAATATTGATGAAAACCTTGGTAAGCTAGTTACTTATTTAAAAGAAATTGATTTAATGGACAATACTATTTTAATTTTTACTGCGGATAATGGTTCTTCAGCAGGAAGTAAAATGGGAAAAGGAGAAGACAGATTAGATGGGTTTATAGAAAAAGGAAACAATGCAGGAATGCGTGGTGTAAAAGCAAGTATGTATGAAGGCGGACACCGTGTCCCTTTCTTTATCCATTGGAAAGACGGAAAAATAAATGTAGGAAAAGATATAAATGCATTAACGGCTCATTATGATATTTTACCAACTTTGATAGATTTATGTAAGTTAGAAGTAAAAGAAGATTTAAAGTTTGATGGTTCTAGTTTAGTGCCTTTAATGAAAGGTGATAACTCAAAGTTTGATGATAGAATTGTATATGTAAATACGCAGTTTTCTACAGATCCTATTCCTTGGAAACGTACCGCTTTAATGCATAAAAATTGGCGAATGGTAGAAGGAACAGAATTGTATAATTTAGATACAGATCCAGAACAGAGAACAAATATTGCAGATCAATATCCAGAAAAAGTAGCAAAATACAAAGCAGAATATGATAAATGGTGGGCAGAAATTTCTCCGACTTTTGTAGAAAAACCATATTTTATTGTTGGTAATGAAGCAGAAAACCCTACTACTTTATTTTGTCATGATTGGCATACAGATACTTTTACACCTTGGAAACAAGATCATATTAGACAAGGACAAATAAACAACGGTTTTTGGCGTGTAAAAGTAGCAGAAACAGCAATGTATTCTATAAAATTACGTCGTTGGCCAGAAGAATCACATTTAGCGTTAGGAGATAAGGCTCCTATTCGTCCTGCTTTAGAAGGTACGAGTGTAAGTGCTAGTAAAAAAGGAAAAGCTTTGGTTATTAAAAATTCTAGAATTAAAATTCAGAATATAGATATGTCTAAAGAAGTAGATTTAACATCAGAATTTGTAGAATATACGGTAGAATTAGAAAAAGGAGAAACGCATTTAGAAACTTGGTTTACCTTAGATAATGATGTTGAAATAGGTGCTTATTATGCTAAAATAGAGAAGATTTAA
- a CDS encoding family 43 glycosylhydrolase, translating into MKFRRVLFLITVITSISISAQNPVFTHVFTADPSPHVWPDNPNKLWVYTSHDEPGSNNHYGMTGYHAFSTTDMVNWKDHGRILHLENVKWAESHAWAMDAVYYRGKYYLIYCMKEAGIGLFRTGIARSDTPGGPFTDLGYVKGVEFGQDPALFIDDDGTPYLYWGHDRKCFAAELNEDLMSIKPETYVDLTKQLTHVFEGPWVHKKDEKYYLTYPGLTPRRWPEKMFYGVADNPLGPYEYKGVFIDDFEGQSGTNHGGTVTFKGKDMMFYHSAWLSGGLSETRNVMADYLHYDKNGDIIPIIPSKEGLGNAKRTRTTLHLEAENGFAAGGELYNVIVDTWIKGYSGKGYVTNFDNPFDHVYVLAQVAKKSKYRFKVRYASPEGESNHDILINSHKYSEFTFPQSKEFTTIDFGIVELKAGDNLVRIFKKDWKPSKGQLAIDYIELEQFFEDEEK; encoded by the coding sequence ATGAAATTTAGAAGAGTTTTATTTCTAATTACAGTAATTACTTCAATTAGTATTAGTGCTCAAAACCCAGTTTTTACGCACGTTTTTACTGCAGATCCATCGCCACATGTGTGGCCAGATAATCCTAATAAACTTTGGGTGTATACTAGTCATGATGAACCAGGTTCTAATAACCATTATGGTATGACAGGTTACCATGCTTTTTCTACAACCGACATGGTTAATTGGAAAGATCATGGGCGTATTTTACATTTAGAAAATGTAAAATGGGCAGAGAGTCATGCTTGGGCTATGGATGCAGTGTATTATAGAGGTAAATATTATTTAATCTATTGTATGAAAGAAGCTGGAATTGGGCTTTTTAGAACCGGAATTGCGCGTAGCGATACTCCTGGAGGACCTTTTACTGATTTAGGATATGTAAAAGGAGTTGAATTTGGTCAAGATCCTGCATTGTTTATTGATGATGACGGAACTCCGTATTTGTATTGGGGACACGATCGTAAATGTTTTGCAGCAGAATTAAATGAAGATTTAATGTCTATAAAACCGGAAACCTATGTGGATTTAACCAAACAATTAACACATGTTTTTGAAGGACCTTGGGTACATAAAAAAGATGAAAAATATTACTTAACATATCCTGGTCTAACACCAAGAAGATGGCCAGAAAAAATGTTTTATGGCGTTGCAGATAATCCTTTAGGGCCTTATGAATATAAAGGTGTTTTTATTGATGATTTTGAAGGACAGAGTGGTACAAATCATGGAGGGACTGTTACTTTTAAAGGAAAAGATATGATGTTTTATCACAGTGCTTGGTTATCAGGAGGATTAAGTGAAACCAGAAATGTAATGGCAGATTATTTACATTATGATAAAAATGGAGATATCATTCCTATTATTCCTTCAAAAGAAGGATTGGGAAATGCAAAACGTACAAGAACAACACTTCATTTAGAAGCAGAAAATGGTTTTGCTGCTGGCGGAGAATTATATAATGTAATTGTTGATACATGGATAAAAGGCTATAGCGGTAAAGGTTATGTAACTAATTTTGATAATCCTTTTGATCATGTTTATGTGTTGGCACAAGTTGCAAAAAAATCAAAATATCGTTTTAAAGTAAGATATGCTTCGCCAGAAGGAGAATCAAATCATGATATTTTAATAAATAGTCATAAGTATAGTGAGTTTACGTTTCCTCAGTCTAAAGAATTTACAACAATAGATTTCGGAATTGTAGAATTAAAAGCAGGAGATAATTTAGTTCGTATTTTCAAAAAAGATTGGAAACCATCAAAAGGACAATTAGCAATTGATTACATAGAATTAGAGCAATTTTTTGAAGACGAAGAAAAATAA
- a CDS encoding right-handed parallel beta-helix repeat-containing protein, whose amino-acid sequence MKILKKIIVLILITISSLLHATEYHVSIVSGNDFNKGSIDYPFKTISKAAKIALPGDVITVHKGTYRERINPFNGGFNNISRIVYQAAENEDVWIKGSEEIKTWKKYKGNVWKVVLNNEMFGDFNPYQEILKGDWLTEKYGREHHLGEVYLNGKSLYEIDSLSKVFEEIPLKRAVDREGSKYKWFCKSNEETTTIYANFRGHNPNKELVEINVRSTVFFPKVTGINYITVRGFKMSHAATQWAPPTAEQGGLIGPNWSKGWIIENNLISDSKCTGISIGKERASGQNLWINDKKKHGTQREREVVFKALQLGWSKEMIGSHIIRNNTIKDCEQGGIIGHLGCVFSEISNNHIYNVNVKKQFGGWEVGGIKLHAAIDVVIKNNFIHDNHRGIWLDWQAQGARVTGNLLYNNDASEDLFVEVNHGPMIIDNNILLSEISLLNASQGTTFANNIMAGKVQTRSAGNRFTQYHFPHSTQVMGLMTIILGDDRFYNNILASDKDSLQSSQQHGLNVYNDFPDASYKWKFNGSLNRANKQKFPTFIDGNLYLNKALPSNIDSNKIENRNLNPNISLTEEVDGYYLNITVDESFANVKTNVVDTQLMGVALQTETPFENVDGSPITLTEDYFGKARTTKVPLVGPFNNLKLGKNKIKVWSK is encoded by the coding sequence ATGAAAATATTAAAAAAAATAATTGTTTTAATTTTAATAACAATATCATCATTATTGCATGCAACAGAGTACCATGTTAGCATTGTTAGTGGAAATGATTTTAATAAAGGAAGTATTGATTATCCTTTTAAAACAATTTCTAAAGCAGCTAAAATTGCATTGCCAGGAGATGTTATTACAGTACATAAAGGTACTTATAGAGAGAGAATAAACCCTTTTAACGGTGGTTTTAATAATATTAGTAGAATTGTTTATCAAGCAGCAGAAAACGAAGATGTTTGGATAAAAGGTTCTGAGGAAATAAAAACGTGGAAAAAATATAAAGGAAATGTATGGAAAGTTGTGTTAAACAACGAAATGTTTGGCGATTTTAATCCTTATCAAGAAATTTTAAAAGGAGATTGGTTAACAGAAAAATACGGAAGAGAGCATCATTTAGGAGAAGTATATCTCAACGGAAAATCTTTGTATGAAATAGATAGCTTGTCTAAGGTTTTTGAAGAAATTCCATTAAAAAGAGCAGTAGATAGAGAAGGATCAAAATATAAATGGTTTTGTAAAAGTAATGAAGAAACGACTACAATTTATGCTAATTTTAGAGGGCATAATCCTAATAAAGAATTGGTAGAAATAAATGTAAGATCCACCGTTTTTTTTCCAAAAGTAACGGGGATAAATTATATAACAGTTCGTGGATTTAAAATGAGTCATGCTGCAACACAATGGGCGCCACCAACAGCAGAACAAGGTGGGTTAATTGGTCCGAATTGGAGTAAAGGTTGGATCATTGAAAACAACCTAATTTCAGACTCTAAATGTACCGGAATCAGTATTGGGAAAGAAAGAGCTTCTGGGCAAAATTTATGGATTAACGATAAGAAAAAGCATGGTACACAAAGAGAAAGGGAAGTTGTTTTTAAAGCATTACAATTAGGTTGGTCTAAAGAAATGATTGGTTCTCATATTATTAGAAATAATACCATTAAAGATTGTGAACAAGGCGGAATTATTGGTCATTTAGGATGTGTATTTAGTGAAATTAGTAATAATCATATTTACAATGTCAACGTTAAAAAACAGTTTGGTGGTTGGGAAGTTGGGGGCATAAAATTACATGCAGCTATTGATGTAGTTATCAAAAATAACTTTATTCATGATAATCACAGAGGTATTTGGCTAGATTGGCAAGCACAAGGAGCAAGAGTAACTGGAAACTTATTGTATAATAATGATGCAAGCGAAGATTTATTTGTAGAGGTTAATCATGGTCCTATGATTATTGACAACAATATTTTATTATCAGAAATTTCTTTATTAAACGCATCTCAAGGTACTACGTTTGCAAATAATATAATGGCAGGTAAAGTACAAACTCGTTCTGCCGGAAATCGATTTACACAATATCATTTTCCGCATTCTACGCAGGTTATGGGGTTAATGACGATTATTCTGGGAGACGATCGTTTTTATAATAACATCTTAGCATCAGATAAAGATAGTTTACAAAGTAGCCAACAACATGGTTTAAATGTTTATAATGATTTTCCGGATGCTTCTTATAAATGGAAATTTAACGGAAGTCTTAATCGTGCAAACAAACAGAAATTTCCGACGTTTATTGATGGTAATTTGTATTTAAATAAAGCATTACCCTCTAATATTGATAGCAATAAAATAGAGAATAGAAACTTAAACCCAAATATTAGTTTAACGGAAGAGGTAGACGGATATTATTTAAATATTACTGTTGATGAAAGTTTTGCAAATGTAAAAACGAATGTTGTAGATACTCAATTAATGGGTGTGGCATTGCAAACAGAAACTCCTTTCGAAAATGTAGATGGTTCGCCTATCACTTTAACCGAAGATTATTTTGGAAAAGCAAGAACGACTAAGGTTCCTTTAGTTGGGCCTTTTAATAATTTAAAATTAGGCAAGAATAAAATTAAAGTATGGTCTAAATAA
- a CDS encoding SGNH/GDSL hydrolase family protein, whose translation MKRRDFTKILGTSILGVLVTPKVFAESYAKKTDYEICKKTWEQLCGKIGKVYKTDAFKYVNPVRRKPNVLIYGDSISIGYSSTVRKILEEKATVIRLFKNGGASHNFIPNMDKMQKTMFQPDLKKGWKFKWDIIHFNVGLHDLKYLKGKHLNKNGKQVSSIEKYKTNLEEVCNYLNTNYPKATLIFATTTPVPENAKGRFAGDSIKFNKAALEVLENHPNIAINDLYTFTKPNRKQWEQEPGNVHYNELGKIKQGKKVAEVIAKYL comes from the coding sequence ATGAAACGTAGAGATTTTACAAAAATTTTAGGGACAAGTATTTTAGGAGTTTTAGTAACACCTAAAGTCTTTGCAGAAAGTTATGCTAAAAAAACAGATTATGAGATTTGTAAAAAGACTTGGGAACAATTATGTGGTAAAATAGGTAAGGTTTATAAAACAGATGCTTTTAAATATGTAAATCCTGTAAGAAGAAAACCCAATGTACTTATTTATGGCGATTCTATTTCCATAGGATATTCATCTACAGTTAGAAAAATTTTAGAAGAGAAAGCTACGGTAATTCGGTTGTTTAAAAATGGAGGAGCTAGTCATAATTTTATCCCAAATATGGATAAAATGCAAAAGACCATGTTTCAACCAGATTTAAAAAAAGGTTGGAAATTTAAATGGGATATTATTCATTTTAATGTTGGATTACACGATTTAAAATACCTTAAAGGAAAACATCTAAATAAAAACGGAAAACAAGTTTCATCCATAGAAAAATATAAAACAAATTTAGAGGAGGTTTGTAATTATTTAAATACAAATTACCCAAAAGCTACATTGATTTTTGCTACAACAACACCGGTTCCAGAAAATGCAAAAGGACGTTTTGCTGGCGATAGTATTAAGTTTAATAAAGCAGCTTTAGAGGTTTTAGAAAATCATCCGAATATTGCTATAAACGACCTTTATACATTTACAAAACCTAATAGAAAACAATGGGAACAAGAACCAGGAAACGTTCATTATAACGAATTAGGTAAAATTAAGCAAGGTAAAAAAGTAGCAGAAGTAATTGCTAAGTATTTATAA
- a CDS encoding sulfatase-like hydrolase/transferase, translating to MNIKIITTFTLLLMLTVSTLAQDRPNVIFVMPDDISHNAFSYYKKNGPRTPNIDALANESVRLTDFHVSPSCSPTRAALLTGRPSDVVGVWHTINGRNMMRADEITMADVFKENGYATGLFFKWHLGDNYPFRPKDRGFEYVAWIKGGGTGQQPDYWDNTNNNANIWVNDSLVKMTDEDDGIKGAFTNNFFFNRAMEFMDDNIEKKKPFFVYLPLGTAHAPHVTPPDARKGASAKTATIENIDKNMGRLMKYLDDRDIADNTILIFTTDNGGGSDQLRGGKGSNYDGGTRVPFFVRWKKGGLGGVGKAREVTPLTAHIDWLPTFMDILDLKDVPNRPEKLKIRGKSFKPFLDKDSSNDPIEYKNRAVIINDMWTEFPEKYKKLSVKKDIWDGNTITNKWRLIRNSADSNWELYDVLVDEKQKVDVINNSANDAIVSELKEEYEKWWQLVDERSDEYTRIVLGNDAEPETDLHAMDFHGTIIWEQDAVKKGDKGSGFIAVEFDKTGTYNFDLRRWPKEIENETTLTSAGSGVALPIASARIKIWNGDTIYVDQTKKTNPNADGVKFTLKNLPKGPAFIQTWFYNASGEMEGAVYYNYVTLKE from the coding sequence ATGAACATAAAAATAATAACAACATTTACTTTATTGTTGATGTTAACAGTTAGCACTTTAGCCCAAGACAGACCCAATGTTATTTTTGTAATGCCAGATGATATAAGCCACAATGCTTTTTCATATTACAAAAAAAATGGACCTAGAACTCCAAATATTGATGCTCTTGCAAATGAGAGTGTACGTTTAACAGATTTTCATGTTTCACCAAGTTGTTCGCCAACAAGAGCAGCACTTTTAACAGGAAGACCAAGTGATGTTGTGGGCGTTTGGCATACTATTAATGGTAGAAATATGATGCGTGCTGATGAAATTACTATGGCAGATGTTTTTAAAGAAAATGGATATGCAACCGGATTGTTTTTTAAATGGCATTTAGGAGATAATTATCCTTTTAGACCTAAAGATAGAGGTTTCGAATATGTAGCTTGGATAAAAGGAGGAGGAACAGGTCAACAACCAGATTATTGGGACAATACCAATAATAATGCAAATATTTGGGTTAATGATAGCTTGGTTAAAATGACAGATGAAGATGATGGAATAAAAGGTGCTTTTACTAATAATTTCTTTTTTAATCGTGCCATGGAATTTATGGATGATAATATTGAAAAGAAAAAACCATTTTTCGTTTATCTTCCTTTAGGCACAGCACATGCACCACATGTAACACCACCAGATGCAAGAAAAGGAGCTAGTGCAAAAACGGCTACCATAGAAAATATTGATAAAAATATGGGGCGTTTAATGAAATATCTTGACGATAGAGACATTGCAGATAATACCATACTTATTTTTACAACAGATAATGGTGGCGGAAGTGATCAATTAAGAGGAGGAAAAGGTTCTAATTATGATGGAGGAACTCGTGTACCTTTTTTTGTAAGATGGAAAAAAGGTGGACTTGGAGGAGTAGGGAAAGCTAGAGAAGTAACACCACTTACAGCGCATATAGATTGGCTACCAACATTTATGGATATTTTAGATTTAAAAGATGTACCTAACAGACCAGAAAAATTAAAAATTAGAGGGAAAAGTTTTAAACCTTTTTTAGATAAAGATTCATCAAACGATCCTATAGAATATAAAAACAGAGCCGTTATTATTAATGATATGTGGACAGAGTTTCCCGAAAAGTATAAAAAACTATCCGTTAAAAAAGATATTTGGGATGGGAATACAATTACCAATAAATGGCGTTTAATTCGTAATAGTGCAGATTCTAATTGGGAGTTATATGATGTTTTGGTTGATGAAAAACAAAAAGTAGATGTAATTAATAATTCCGCTAATGATGCCATTGTATCAGAATTAAAAGAAGAATATGAAAAATGGTGGCAACTTGTAGATGAAAGATCAGATGAATATACTAGAATTGTTTTAGGTAACGATGCAGAACCAGAAACAGATTTACATGCAATGGATTTTCATGGAACCATAATTTGGGAGCAAGATGCAGTTAAAAAAGGAGATAAAGGAAGTGGTTTTATTGCCGTTGAATTTGATAAAACGGGAACTTATAATTTTGATTTACGTCGTTGGCCAAAAGAAATTGAAAACGAAACTACATTAACTTCAGCAGGTTCTGGTGTTGCTTTACCAATAGCAAGTGCGCGTATTAAAATTTGGAATGGTGATACTATTTATGTTGATCAAACTAAAAAAACGAACCCAAATGCAGATGGAGTAAAATTTACTTTAAAGAACTTACCAAAAGGGCCAGCATTTATTCAAACTTGGTTTTATAATGCATCAGGAGAAATGGAAGGAGCTGTATATTATAATTACGTAACTTTAAAAGAATAA